The window CTGCTGGGCCGCCGGCGACAGATCGACGATCCCGGCGGCGTGCACCAGCGAGTCGACCGTACGACCCACGGCCCGCCCGATGCCATGCAGACTGCCGGGGCTGGCAAGGTCGGCCTCCACGAACTCCGCGCGCGCAAACTCGGTGCGCAACTGGTCGATCCTCTCGGCGTCACGGACCAGCAGGATCAACTGGTCGCCGCGGTCACGCAGGATCTCCGCGATCGCGCGGCCGATCCCGGAGCCGGCACCGGTCAGGGCGTGCGTACGACTCATCGAGTGAAGACGATCTTGCCGAAGACGTCACCGGCGGCCATCGCGGCGAACCCGTCGCGGGCCTGGTCCATCGGCAGGGTGCGGTCGATCAGCGGACGGGCGCCGGTCGCGTCGAGCAGGTTCACCAACGACGCGAGCTCGGTCCGGGTGCCCATGGTCGAACCGACGACCTGCAACTGCAGGAAGAAGATCCGGGTGAGTTCGGCGTCATCGAGGTTGGGTCCAGACGTAGTCCCGGAGATCACGATCTTGCCGCCGGGACGCAAGGCCCGGATCGAGTGCGACCAGGTGGCCCGACCTACCGTCTCCATCACGGCGTCGACCTTGACCGGGAGTCGGGCCCCCGACTCGAAGACCTCGTGCGCGCCGATCTCCAGGGCCCGCTGGCGTTTGCCCTCGTCGCGCGACGTGGCGAGCACCGTCAGACCGCCCGCGCGAGCGAGCGTGATCAACGCGGTGGCAACTCCCCCGCCCGCGCCCTGCACCAGGACGGTGTCGCCGGGCTTCAGGTCCCCTTGGGTGAAGAGCATCCGGTACGCCGTCAGCCACGCCGTCGGCAGGCACGCGGCCTCCTCGTACGACAGCGACGCGGGCTTGGCGATCACGTTGCGCCGCGGCACCGCGACCTTGTCGGCCAACGTCCCCTGATAGCGCTCGGAGAGCAGCGACCGCTTCGGGTCGAGGGTCTCGTCACCGGTCCAACTCGGGTCTGAGACGACGGCGTGCACGACGACATCGTGGCCGTCCTCGTCGACACCGGCCGCGTCGCAGCCCAAGATCATCGGCAACGACTCCTGGCGAAGACCCACGCCACGCAACGACCAGAGGTCGTGATGGTTCAGGCTCGCGGCCTTGACCGTCACCGTGGTCCAGCCGTCGGGCACCTCGGGTTCGGGGCGCTCGCCGACCACCAGGCCGGACAGCGGGTCGTCGGTGGAGAAGGACTCGGCATAGACGGCGAACATGTCTGCCACGCTATCTCCCCACCGGAGTCAGACCCGTGCGACCCCGTCGCGCAGCGCGGCCTCGGCAACAGCCGCCGAGACGGCCGGACCGACGCGCGGGTCGAAGGGGGAAGGCACGATGTATTCGGGAGTGAGGTCCTCGGCGACCAACGCCGCCAGGGCGTCTGCGGCGGCGAGTTTCATGCCTTCGGTGATCGCCGAGGCGTGGACGTCGAAGGCGCCGCGGAAGATGCCGGGGAACGCCAGGACGTTGTTGATCTGGTTGGGGTAGTCCGAGCGGCCGGTGGCCACGACACTGGCGTACTTGTGCGCCAGGTCGGGGTGGACCTCGGGCGTCGGGTTGGCCAGGCCGAAGATGATCGCGTCGTCGGCCATCGTGGACACGATCTCCTCGGGCACCGATCCCCCGGACACCCCGATATAGACGTCCGCGCCGCGCATCACGTCGGCCAAGGTGCCCGCACGACCGAAGTTGTCGGCGGTGAGGC of the Nocardioides sp. genome contains:
- a CDS encoding zinc-binding dehydrogenase translates to MFAVYAESFSTDDPLSGLVVGERPEPEVPDGWTTVTVKAASLNHHDLWSLRGVGLRQESLPMILGCDAAGVDEDGHDVVVHAVVSDPSWTGDETLDPKRSLLSERYQGTLADKVAVPRRNVIAKPASLSYEEAACLPTAWLTAYRMLFTQGDLKPGDTVLVQGAGGGVATALITLARAGGLTVLATSRDEGKRQRALEIGAHEVFESGARLPVKVDAVMETVGRATWSHSIRALRPGGKIVISGTTSGPNLDDAELTRIFFLQLQVVGSTMGTRTELASLVNLLDATGARPLIDRTLPMDQARDGFAAMAAGDVFGKIVFTR